Genomic window (Hydrogenimonas cancrithermarum):
CTGGGTGATGACAGGCGTCAGCAGATGGGGAATGTCGTTGTAAACCGAAAATTCGAGCATTTTCGGATCGATCATCATAAGGCGCAACTGGTCGGGAGAGTTTCTGTAAAGAAGACTCAGAATCATCGCGTTGATCCCGACACTCTTTCCGCTGCCGGTGGTCCCCGCAATGAGAAGGTGGGGAAGTTTCTTCAAATCCGTCACAAAAGGTTTTCCGACGATATCCTTGCCAAGGGCGATTGTCAATGGCGATTTCGATTTTTTAAAGATGCTGTCTTCAAGAATCTCCCGCAGATAGATCGTCTCGACCTCTTTGTTCGGAATCTCGATGCCCACCACATCTTTCCCGGGTACTGGCGCCTGAATGCGGATCGTCTGGGCACGCAGTGCCATCGCCAGGTCATCTTGAAGGTTCAGAATCTTGGAAACTTTTACATGGGCTGCAGGTTTGAACTCGAATGTTGTGACCACCGGCCCCGCATAGGTACGGACCACATCCCCTTCGATCTTGAATTTCGCCAATTTTTCCAGAAGATCGCTGATTTTTGCGTCGATTTCCGCTTCATTGACTTCACGGGTGCGCCTGGGCGGTTTTTGGAGAAAATCGAGTTTCGGGAGCTTGAAGTTTTTCGGTTTCTCCTGCTCTCCGATATCGATTTGAGCCAACAGTTTTTTATTCTCTTCGATCTCCTGAACAATCTCGATGGGAGCGTGTTCCGTTCTGGACGGGGCAGTTTGCGGTTGTGAAGTTTTCTCTTCGTTGTCCGCTTCCTTCAGTTCCGTATCCGAAAGGGAACGGCCATCCTGCGACAAACTTTCCCGTTCGGGCACGATACCCTCCGGCTCCCTTTCCATTCTCCCGGACGCATGCCCTTCGTCTTCACTTTTTTCTTTCTCTGGTGCAGAACGGTTTCGTGAAGGTTTGGCGATTTCGACGGCAGGGGCCGAATCATCATCCTGTATCATGGCCTTGATATCCGAAATTCTCCAGTGAATCTTCTCACCCCAAAGAATGACCCCTGAGAGTGTCACCGTCATAAGCCAGAAAAGCCAAACGCCTGCATCTCCGATAAACGGATGCAAGAATCCAACGATACTTCCTCCGATCCAACCATCCATAGGGGAGTTGACCAAAAGTGCCTGCAGAATGAGCAAAGAGAAAAGAAACAGAAGCCATGCCGAAAAACTCTCGATTTCGAAATCTTCGAATCGCTTCAATCTGTAGAGGCGATAAAGCGGATAGAGCATGAAGATAAAATCGACATACCCGAGATAACCAAAAAGCTTCAGATTATGCGTACCGATATAAGTACCGAGTGAGCCGACCATCCCGCTTTGCGGCAGGAATGTCGCGATGGCCCCGTAAATGAAGAAGATTGCGATTGTCAGTAAAAAAGCCGTTTTAAAAATGGTCGTTTCCTTCTGCATAGAGAATATTGTGCAACTCTGCGAATTTAAGAGAGTGATTATATCCCATCCTCCAATTCCTATGCAAGACAGTTAAAGATAATTAACCAGTGAAATATTCTGGATTTTGGCGATCGATGCCAACATCGCCTGGAAATTGAGACTGAGTTGGTTCAGTTTCATCGTCGCTTCGCCGATATCGGTATCGAGAACTTCCGAACGTAGTGTCTGTATATTGATTTTGAGTGTTTCGCTCCGTTCGACGGAATATTTGAGACTGTTGGACATCGCCCCGATCTTGGTGTGCTCTTTGCTCACATGTTCCATCACATGATCGATACGCGCCAATGCATTTTCTATGCCGGGATTTCTGGGATTGATTAGATTCTCCCCATCCGGATACAACAAGCCGTTTTCGACCGCTTCGATCGCCTCGTCAAGTGCAGCGAAAAGATCGTGTTTGGGGTCGTCGATCGTCAAGGCGTCATTGGTATTGAAAAGCAGATCCGGAGGTGTCGAATCGGAATAGAGAGCGAACGCCGTGACAGTATCGCTTCCGTTGAGATTTTCGACTACGATTCTGCCTTGATCATCCAGCACCGCTCTTGCATCCGGACTGTTGATCGTTGCATCGATCGTATCGAGCAAATTCTGAATCGTCGTCGTATCGTGGATATCGATCGTGGTTGGAGTGCCATTGAGTTCGAGGGTCACCGACTTTCCCTCCAGGGAGGTCGCGGTTGAAAGATCCGCCAAAAGCGTATTGGTTTTCGCATACTCACCTTTTTTTGCATCCGTTCCGTTGGTTGCATCCTGCACGAGCGTAAGCGGCATATTCGCACGAAATCTTGAAGTGTCTATCTTTGCAAAAAGGGCTCGATCATAGACATCGGCCCCTACATTTTCACTTTTGATAAATTCGATCCTCTTTGTGGGGTTCGAAGGATCGGTGTTGCTTCGCGCAAACAGATGAAAATCGAGCAGGCTGCTTCCTTGGAACTTGTCTGTAACATTGATATAGCCGTTTACCAGTCCGACATTCACCAAATCGCTGCCATATTCATTGGCAACGGCATCCATGATATCTTTAACGGTTTTCTGCGAAGAGAGTGTGACGGTGTCGGAAAAAACCGCCCCGTCACTTTTGCGCCCATGGATGATAAAATCATAATCGTCCGTGTTGCCTGTCAACGCTTCGATCGTAGTATCCAATGTCACCGGTTCTTGTGAATCAAACCGTGCCAAAGGAATATTTGTCGTGACTTTTCTGCTGACATTGCCATCTTCTCCCAGAAAAAGCTCCTCTCCCGGAATATTATAGGGAACTTCAACTTCGGCACCCACCACCGCTTTGATAGAGTCTCCATTGCCGTAATAGTTTCCCTTTTCATCGAGCGGCTTGACATCGAGCGCACTGCCTGAAAAGAGATAGCGTCCATTGATCGAACTGTTTCCCAGATTGACCAAATGCTCCTTCAGAGATTTCAGCTCGTTGCTGATGGCATAGTAGTTACTGTCGGCATTGGAACTGTTGGCGGCCTGAATCAGCAATGTTTTGAAACGTGTCAAAGCATCGGTAAACTGAAACATGACACTGTCGGTGTTGTTGGCGAAATTCTGCGCATCGGTCGCGACATCGACAGCCTGTGTCAGCGTATGCTCTTCATAATCGAGTCTCAACGTATCGGTAAAGACCGACGGATCTTCATAGCCATACTTTATCTTCATCCCCGAAGAGATCTGCTGGTTGAGTCTGTTGAGCTGCTCTTTGATATTCTGCTGGTCTGAAACAAATGTATTGAAAAAATTGTTCTGGGTAATACGCATCATGACCTTTCCATGTTATTCAAAACTGTACCATACATTGCAAGCAAATTGAGTTCCTCTTTAAATTATTGTAAACAATATCGGTAATAGCGGGATTTCGTTAAGTTTTTTTATAACTTTTCTTGCATTTTGAAATAAAACATAGTACAATGAACACGTAAATCTCATATAAGGATAGCTCTATGAAAAAAGCTGAATTTGTACAAGCAGTCGCCGAAAAAGCGGGATTGTCCAAAAAAGATACCGAAGCGGTACTCAACGCTGCACTCGAAACTATCACGGAAGCGCTTGCAGAAGGTAAAAGTGTGAGTTTCATCGGATTCGGTACATTTACGACCGCCGAGCGTGCGGCACGCAAAGCGAAAGTCCCGGGTACAGACCGCATCGTGGAAGTTCCTGCAACACGCGCTGTCAAATTCAAAGTCGGCAAGCAACTCAAAGAGGCTGTCGCAAAATAGCTTCAGAATCGAGATGCCGATTATTTTTTAATCGGCATTTAAGCTCTGTCTCACTAAAATTCCGCCAGTGATACAAAAAGGTGCCAGAAGCCGGGGTGGTGAAACTGGTAGACACGCCAGACTCAAAATCTGGTGGGCATTAGCCCGTGCCGGTTCGAGTCCGGCCCTCGGTACCATTCTGTTATCTGCAACATTTCGAAGCGGGAGTAGCTCAGTGGTAGAGCACAACCTTGCCAAGGTTGGGGTCGCGGGTTCGACCCCCGTCTCCCGCTCCATTCTCTTTTTTTCTTTTTTCCTATTTTTCGTTATCCCTCTTCATTCAGAAACACCAAAGCTTGAAAAACATTATCTCATACACTCAAACTGTATCACGCTTCAGGCGCTCGGAATCGGCGACGACCCCGGATGTCTCATCGAACTACCGAAAACACGCTACAAATGGCGTGTTCCCGCCTTCAAACTCAAAGCTGCCCTCGCAGAAAAAGGGATCGACGATATCGAAATCACTTCGAGTATGATCACATTCGAACGGCATCTTGGAAAAAGCTATCCAGCGCTTCAGAAAATCGTTGAAAAACGCTATCTTGACGCCTATCCCACCCTTCGAATCCACTCGCTCATCATCAAACCCACAAGTATGAAAATCGACGATTTCACACTCTCTCCTTCCTGCGACATCTCTCTTCCGAAACGGGCATTGCGAAAGAAAAAAGGAACCTTCGTCGTCAAATGCGGAAAATCCCGCCACTTTTTCCAATATAGTCTTGACGGCGTAATCGGTGTCTATAAAGCCAATCATCAAATAAAAAAAGATAAAATAATCGATTCATCGGATGTGACTGTGACGCAGGTGCCTTTTGAAAAGTTCTACGCTCCGCCTGTTACCCATATCGGTACGGGTGAGATGATCGCCAGACAGCATATTCCCAAAGGGAAAGTGATTATCGAGTCGATGGTTGCGGAAGTTCCGGCCGTTTTCAAACATCAGCGCGTACGCTGTTTCTACAAAGAGGGGGCGGTGCGTATCGAATTCGAGGGAACTGCCATGCAAAACGGCTCAATCGGAGAGACGATCTTGATCAAGAAATCGGACGGCAAAGCGCTTCGCGGCAAAGTGATAGAGAAAAAAACTGTGGAGATTCAATGAGAGTGGTGACAGCCATAACCGGTGCCAGCAGTGTGCAGATCGGACTGAAAATGATCGAAAAGTTTCCCTCCGATGTCACGCCCTATCTCATCATCTCCGACAATGCTGAAGAGGTGATCAAGCACGAATCGGTCCGGTTCTACCGCAACAGCGACATCGCCGCACCGATCGCTTCAGGATCTTTTCCGAGCGAGGCGATGATCATAGCCCCCTGCAGCATGAACACTCTCGCCAAGATCGCCTGCGGTATCGCCGACAATCTCGTCACCCGTACGGCGGCCGTGATGATCAAAGAGAACCGTCCGCTTCTTCTAGCACCCCGCGAAATACCGCTGAGTGCCATCGCACTGGAGAATATGTTGAAGCTTTCACGCCTTGGGGTCATCATCGCCCCGCCGATCATGGGGTACTACAGCGACCACGAAACGGTCGACGAGATGGAAAACTTCATCATCGGCAAATGGTTCGACCTGCTGGGCATCAACCACAATCTCTACAAACGCTGGAAAATCGAGGAAGCATGAAACGCGTTATTTACCCCGGGACTTTCGACCCCATAACCAACGGCCATATGGATATCATCATCCGTGCGACGCACCTTTTCGACGAAATCATCGTCGCCGTCGCCAAATCGAGTGAAAAAGGTCCGATGTTTTCACACGCTCAGCGCATCGCGATGGCGAAAGCGGCCTGCAAGTCGCTCGACAACGTCAAGGTGGAAGGGTTTTCGAACCTACTGGTCGACTTCTGCCGCCAGATGGAATCCACTATCATCATTCGCGGCCTGCGTGCCGTAAGCGATTTCGAGTATGAACTCCAGATGGGATACGCAAACGCATCGCTCGCGCCGGAGATCGAAACGGTCTATCTGATGCCGAGTCTCGAGAACGCCTTCATCAGTTCGTCGGTCGTCCGCTCCATCCTGAAACACGACGCTTCCTGTGCCCATCTGCTCCCACCGCAGGTCAACGCGATAATCGAAACGTCGATCAAATGCAAAGAGTAGTTCCATGTATATAGCCTTCGAGGGAATCGACACCGTCGGGAAAAGCACCCAGATCGAACGTCTTGCGAAACACTTTCCCGACGTGCTCGTCACCAGAGAACCAGGTGGAACCGAACTCGGGAAAAAGATCCGGACGATTCTGCTGGAAGAGGGAAACATCTCGGCCAGGAGCGAAATCCTTCTCTTCCTCGCCGACAGGGCCGAACATACCGAAACGCTCATCCGTCCCAATCTTGAGCGAATGATCTTCAGCGACCGATCGTTTCTTTCCGGTATCGCCTACGCCCATGTCCACGAGGGAGTCGCCGTCGACATCCTTCTGCAGCTCAACCGGTTCGCCACCGACAACCTCTTTCCGGACCGCATCATCCTCTTC
Coding sequences:
- a CDS encoding DNA translocase FtsK; translated protein: MQKETTIFKTAFLLTIAIFFIYGAIATFLPQSGMVGSLGTYIGTHNLKLFGYLGYVDFIFMLYPLYRLYRLKRFEDFEIESFSAWLLFLFSLLILQALLVNSPMDGWIGGSIVGFLHPFIGDAGVWLFWLMTVTLSGVILWGEKIHWRISDIKAMIQDDDSAPAVEIAKPSRNRSAPEKEKSEDEGHASGRMEREPEGIVPERESLSQDGRSLSDTELKEADNEEKTSQPQTAPSRTEHAPIEIVQEIEENKKLLAQIDIGEQEKPKNFKLPKLDFLQKPPRRTREVNEAEIDAKISDLLEKLAKFKIEGDVVRTYAGPVVTTFEFKPAAHVKVSKILNLQDDLAMALRAQTIRIQAPVPGKDVVGIEIPNKEVETIYLREILEDSIFKKSKSPLTIALGKDIVGKPFVTDLKKLPHLLIAGTTGSGKSVGINAMILSLLYRNSPDQLRLMMIDPKMLEFSVYNDIPHLLTPVITQPKKAITALSNMVGEMERRYQMMSQTRTKNIETYNEKAKKEKREQLPYIVVVIDELADLMMTGGKDVEFSIARLAQMARASGIHLIVATQRPSVDVVTGLIKANLPSRISYKVGQKIDSKVILDSLGAESLLGRGDMLFTPPGGGGLIRLHAPWSSEEEIEKIVEYLKAQRPVEYDEHFLQESDTEGGMGGSSGTVDDIDPLFEEAKQIVLNDKKTSISYLQRRLQIGYNRAARIVEQLESMGIISAPNAKGNREIIGG
- the flgL gene encoding flagellar hook-associated protein FlgL — encoded protein: MMRITQNNFFNTFVSDQQNIKEQLNRLNQQISSGMKIKYGYEDPSVFTDTLRLDYEEHTLTQAVDVATDAQNFANNTDSVMFQFTDALTRFKTLLIQAANSSNADSNYYAISNELKSLKEHLVNLGNSSINGRYLFSGSALDVKPLDEKGNYYGNGDSIKAVVGAEVEVPYNIPGEELFLGEDGNVSRKVTTNIPLARFDSQEPVTLDTTIEALTGNTDDYDFIIHGRKSDGAVFSDTVTLSSQKTVKDIMDAVANEYGSDLVNVGLVNGYINVTDKFQGSSLLDFHLFARSNTDPSNPTKRIEFIKSENVGADVYDRALFAKIDTSRFRANMPLTLVQDATNGTDAKKGEYAKTNTLLADLSTATSLEGKSVTLELNGTPTTIDIHDTTTIQNLLDTIDATINSPDARAVLDDQGRIVVENLNGSDTVTAFALYSDSTPPDLLFNTNDALTIDDPKHDLFAALDEAIEAVENGLLYPDGENLINPRNPGIENALARIDHVMEHVSKEHTKIGAMSNSLKYSVERSETLKINIQTLRSEVLDTDIGEATMKLNQLSLNFQAMLASIAKIQNISLVNYL
- a CDS encoding HU family DNA-binding protein gives rise to the protein MKKAEFVQAVAEKAGLSKKDTEAVLNAALETITEALAEGKSVSFIGFGTFTTAERAARKAKVPGTDRIVEVPATRAVKFKVGKQLKEAVAK
- the flgA gene encoding flagellar basal body P-ring formation chaperone FlgA; amino-acid sequence: MITFERHLGKSYPALQKIVEKRYLDAYPTLRIHSLIIKPTSMKIDDFTLSPSCDISLPKRALRKKKGTFVVKCGKSRHFFQYSLDGVIGVYKANHQIKKDKIIDSSDVTVTQVPFEKFYAPPVTHIGTGEMIARQHIPKGKVIIESMVAEVPAVFKHQRVRCFYKEGAVRIEFEGTAMQNGSIGETILIKKSDGKALRGKVIEKKTVEIQ
- a CDS encoding UbiX family flavin prenyltransferase, with protein sequence MRVVTAITGASSVQIGLKMIEKFPSDVTPYLIISDNAEEVIKHESVRFYRNSDIAAPIASGSFPSEAMIIAPCSMNTLAKIACGIADNLVTRTAAVMIKENRPLLLAPREIPLSAIALENMLKLSRLGVIIAPPIMGYYSDHETVDEMENFIIGKWFDLLGINHNLYKRWKIEEA
- the coaD gene encoding pantetheine-phosphate adenylyltransferase, producing the protein MKRVIYPGTFDPITNGHMDIIIRATHLFDEIIVAVAKSSEKGPMFSHAQRIAMAKAACKSLDNVKVEGFSNLLVDFCRQMESTIIIRGLRAVSDFEYELQMGYANASLAPEIETVYLMPSLENAFISSSVVRSILKHDASCAHLLPPQVNAIIETSIKCKE
- the tmk gene encoding dTMP kinase, with the protein product MYIAFEGIDTVGKSTQIERLAKHFPDVLVTREPGGTELGKKIRTILLEEGNISARSEILLFLADRAEHTETLIRPNLERMIFSDRSFLSGIAYAHVHEGVAVDILLQLNRFATDNLFPDRIILFTIDEGSLRSRLGGKTGDAIEMRGIRYMMEVQKTMEELVDLLGIEYILVDATAPVDTITRQLIDYINQG